In the genome of Thermus antranikianii DSM 12462, the window GCCAAGGTGGTGGCCAAGTTCAAGAACCTGGAAACGGGGGCTACCGTTGAACGCACCTTCAACTCCGGGGAGAAGCTGGAAGACATCTACGTGGAAACCCGGGAGCTCCAGTACCTGTACCAGGAGGGGAACGACCTCGTCTTCATGGACCTGGAGACCTACGAGCAGTTCCACCTGCCCAAGGATCAGGTGGAGGCTGCCCGGTTTCTCAAGGAGGGCATGACCGTCCTGGGGGATATGTACGAGGGGCGTCCCCTGAAGATTACCCCGCCCACCGTGGTGGAACTCAAGGTGGTGGACACGCCCCCGGGGGTGCGGGGGGATA includes:
- the efp gene encoding elongation factor P, with the translated sequence MISVTDLRPGTKVKMEGGLWECVEYQHQKIGRGGAKVVAKFKNLETGATVERTFNSGEKLEDIYVETRELQYLYQEGNDLVFMDLETYEQFHLPKDQVEAARFLKEGMTVLGDMYEGRPLKITPPTVVELKVVDTPPGVRGDTVSGGSKPATLETGAVVQVPLFVEPGEVIKVDTRTGQYVGRA